Sequence from the Brevundimonas sp. SGAir0440 genome:
CGACCGGCGAGGAGACCGATCATGAGCGTTGATCTGACCCTGGTCTGGGCCGGCCTGCTGGCCTTCGCCGTCTTCGCCTATATCGTCATGGACGGGTTTGACCTGGGCGTCGGCATCCTGTTCCCGACGCTGAAGGCCGGCGATCAGCGCGACAAGGCGATGAACTCGATCGCCCCGGTGTGGGACGGCAACGAGACCTGGCTGATCCTGGGCGTTGGCGGCCTGTTCGCCGCCTTTCCCCTCGCCTACGCCGTGTTGATGCCGGCGGTCTATACGCCGATCATCGCCATGTTGCTGGGGCTGGTCTTCCGCGGCGTCGCCTTTGAATACCGCTGGCGCACGGTGCGGGCCAAGCCCGTCTGGGACGTCGCCTTCTTCGGCGGCTCCCTGCTGGCCGCCTTCTCCCAGGGCGTCACCCTGGGGGCCATCCTGCAGGGGGTCGAGGTGTCCGGCCGCGCCTACGGCGGCGGCTGGTGGGACTGGCTCAGCCCCTTCAGCCTGCTGACCGGCGCCGCCGTCGTCGTCGGCTACGCCCTTCTGGGCGCCACTTGGCTGAACATGAAGACGGAAGGCGCGCTTCAGGCCCACGCCCGCGCCCAGGCCTGGAAGCTCGGTCCGGCGACCCTGCTGATGATCGGCGCCGTCAGCCTGGCCACGCCCTTCCTCGACGGCGAATACGCCCGCCGTTGGTTCGAC
This genomic interval carries:
- the cydB gene encoding cytochrome d ubiquinol oxidase subunit II, translating into MSVDLTLVWAGLLAFAVFAYIVMDGFDLGVGILFPTLKAGDQRDKAMNSIAPVWDGNETWLILGVGGLFAAFPLAYAVLMPAVYTPIIAMLLGLVFRGVAFEYRWRTVRAKPVWDVAFFGGSLLAAFSQGVTLGAILQGVEVSGRAYGGGWWDWLSPFSLLTGAAVVVGYALLGATWLNMKTEGALQAHARAQAWKLGPATLLMIGAVSLATPFLDGEYARRWFDWPGVLLTAQVPLLVLIVAAAFFWTMRQKREVWPFLLSLGLFAVTFAGLGVSVFPYAVPDEITLWQAAAPASSQLFMLVGALILIPIILAYTAYAYWVFRGKVGDDGYH